In Platichthys flesus chromosome 21, fPlaFle2.1, whole genome shotgun sequence, the following are encoded in one genomic region:
- the trpc1 gene encoding short transient receptor potential channel 1 translates to MHISVGPYSLSVVMSALYQGTDVSSPDKFLALKDVREVKEETTLDEKLFLLACEKGDYYMVKKLLEENRRGELNINCVDVLGRDAVTITIENENLDILQLLLEHGCQATDALLVAIDSEVVGAVDILLNHRPRRSSKPSIAKLMQRIQNPEYSTTMDVAPVILAAHRNNYEILTMLLKQDISLPRPHAVGCECTLCNAKNKKDSLRHSRFRLDIYRCLASPSLIMLTEEDPILRAFELSTDLRELSLVEVEFRNDYEELAKQCKMFAKDLLAQARNSRELEVILNHTSNEDQVDKRGLLEERMNLSRLKLAIKYNQKEFVAQSNCQQFLNTVWFGETASYRRKHTCLKMATVLSVAMLWPLLSICYLLVPRSRVGHIIHTPFVKFIIHSASYFTFLLLLNLYSLVYNEGKKNTMGPALEMIDCLLILWIIGMVWSDVKRLWYEGLEDFLEESRNQLSFVMNSLYLSTFALKIVAHSKFKNVADTERKNWDAFHPILVAEGLFAFANVLSYLRLFFMYTTSSILGPLQISMGQMLQEFGKFLGLFLLVLFSFTIGLTQLYGKDQKDPDKTPAKDCEGIFCQQQSNDAFHTFMGTCYALFWYIFSLAHVALFVTRITYTEELRSFVGAMIIGTYNIVVVIVLTKLLVAMLHKSFRQIANHEDKEWKFARAKLWLSYFDDKCTMPPPFNILPSPKTVVYIVTSMSKWICSHTSKGKVKRQNSLKEWKNLKQKRDQNYQKIMCCLVHRYLTSTRQKMQSTDQATVENLNDLRQDLSKFRNEMRDLLGFRTSKYAMFYPRS, encoded by the exons ATGCACATCAGTGTCGGGCCGTACTCGCTCTCCGTCGTAATGTCAGCCTTGTACCAGGGCACCGACGTGTCCTCTCCGGATAAATTTCTGGCCCTGAAAGACGtgagggaggtgaaggaggagacgACGCTGGACGAGAAGCTGTTCCTGCTGGCCTGCGAGAAAG GTGACTACTACATGGTGAAGAAGCTCCTGGAGGAGAACCGACGCGGCGAGCTCAACATCAACTGCGTGGACGTGCTGGGCCGGGACGCCGTGACCATCACCATCGAGAACGAGAACCTGGacatcctgcagctgctgctggagcatgGCTGCCAG GCGACAGATGCCTTGTTGGTGGCCATAGACTCCGAGGTGGTGGGAGCTGTGGACATCCTCCTCAACCACAGGCCCAGGCGATCGTCCAAGCCCTCCATCGCC AAACTGATGCAGCGGATCCAGAACCCGGAGTACTCCACCACCATGGACGTGGCTCCGGTCATCCTGGCAGCGCACAGGAACAACTACGAGATCCTCACCATGCTGCTGAAGCAGGACATCTCGCTCCCCCGGCCGCACGCCGTCGGCTGCGAGTGCACGCTCTGCAACGCCAAGAACAAGAAGGACAGCTTACGACACTCCAG GTTCCGGCTGGACATCTACCGCTGCCTGGCCAGTCCCTCTCTGATCATGTTGACCGAGGAGGACCCCATCCTCAGGGCCTTCGAGCTGAGCACAGACCTCCGGGAGCTCAGTCTGGTTGAGGTGGAGTTCAG GAATGATTACGAGGAGCTGGCGAAGCAGTGCAAGATGTTCGCCAAGGACCTGCTGGCACAGGCTCGGAACTCTCGAGAGCTGGAAGTTATTCTTAATCACACGTCCAACGAGGATCAGGTGGACAAGAGAGGCTTGTTGGAGGAGCGCATGAACCTCAGCCGCCTCAAGCTCGCCATCAAGTACAACCAAAAAGAG TTTGTGGCTCAGTCCAACTGCCAGCAGTTCCTCAACACCGTGTGGTTCGGAGAGACGGCGAGCTACCGGCGCAAGCACACCTGTCTGAAGATGGCCACGGTGCTGAGCGTGGCCATGCTCTGGCCGCTGCTCTCCATCTGCTACCTGCTGGTGCCGCGGTCGCGCGTGGGCCACATCATCCACACGCCCTTCGTCAAGTTCATCATCCACAGCGCCTCCTACTtcaccttcctgctgctgctcaacctCTACTCTCTGGTCTACAACGAGGGCAAGAAGAACACCATGGGCCCCGCGCTGGAGATGATCGACTGCCTGCTCATCCTGTGGATCATAG GGATGGTGTGGTCGGACGTGAAGCGGCTGTGGTACGAGGGGCTGGAAGACTTCCTGGAAGAGTCGAGGAACCAGCTGAGCTTCGTGATGAATTCCCTTTATCTCTCCACCTTTGCCCTGAAGATTGTCGCTCATAGCAAG TTCAAGAACGTGGCGGACACCGAGAGGAAGAACTGGGACGCGTTCCATCCCATCCTGGTGGCCGAGGGCCTGTTCGCCTTCGCTAACGTTCTCAGCTACCTGCGCCTCTTCTTCATGTACACCACCAGCTCCATACTGGGGCCGCTGCAG ATCTCCATGGGTCAGATGCTGCAGGAGTTTGGAAAGTTCCTGGGCCTCTTCCTGCTGGTGCTGTTCTCCTTCACCATTGGACTCACTCAGCTCTATGGAAAAGACCAGAAGGACCCGGACAAGACTCCAGCCAAGGACTGCGAGGGCATCTTCTGCCAGCAACAGAGCAACGATGCATTCCACAC GTTCATGGGGACCTGCTACGCCCTCTTCTGGTACATCTTCTCCCTGGCGCACGTGGCGCTCTTCGTCACCCGCATCACCTACACCGAGGAGCTGCGCTCCTTCGTGGGCGCCATGATCATCGGCACCTACAACATCGTGGTTGTTATTGTCCTGACCAAGCTGCTGGTGGCGATGCTCCATAAAAGCTTCAGACAAATTGCT AATCACGAAGACAAGGAGTGGAAGTTCGCCCGGGCCAAGCTGTGGCTCAGCTACTTCGATGACAAGTGTACGATGCCGCCGCCGTTCAATATCCTCCCGTCGCCAAAGACCGTGGTTTACATCGTGACCAGCATGAGCAAGTGGATCTGTTCACACACCTCGAAGGGGAaggtgaagagacagaacaGCCTGAAG GAGTGGAAGAACCTGAAGCAGAAGCGCGATCAGAACTACCAGAAGATCATGTGCTGCCTGGTTCACCGCTACCTGACCTCCACGCGGCAAAAAATGCAAAGCACAGACCAGGCCACGGTGGAGAACCTGAACGACTTGCGCCAGGACCTCTCCAAGTTCCGCAACGAGATGAGGGACCTGCTGGGTTTCCGGACGTCCAAATACGCCATGTTCTACCCGAGGAgctaa
- the pcolce2b gene encoding procollagen C-endopeptidase enhancer 2b: MPVVPRGENRRAAAGACSAKPTMWRTCSGFCAWSLLLLTQVCAQSQRRPIFTCGGNVTGDSGVIGSQGYPGVYPPNTKCVWRITVPEGKVVVLSFRFIDLESDNLCRYDYVDVYSGHPSGQRLGRFCGTFKPGALVSAGNKMLLQMVSDANTAGSGFLAVFSAAHPHERGEQYCGGRLDKPSGSFKTPNWPEKDYPAGVTCSWHLVAPKNQIIEVKFEKFDVERDNYCRYDHVSIFNGAEINDAKRIGKYCGDSPPAPVFSEGNQLLIQFLSDLSLTADGFIGHYKFRPKKFSTTMAPATTTTQPATTRPIPLKYSVALCQQKCKRRGTLETNYCSSNFVITGTVITAVMREGSMYATVSIINVYKEGSLAIQQAGKTMSTKIIILCKKCPFVRRGLNYVFMGQVDEDGRGKIAPQHFVMAFKTKNQKVLNVLKNKHC, translated from the exons ATGCCAGTCGTGCCACGGGGCGAAAACAGGCGAGCAGCGGCAGGCGCCTGCTCCGCGAAGCCAACCATGTGGAGAACGTGCAGCGGGTTTTGCGCATGGAGTCTCCTGCTCCTGACACAGGTCTGTGCGCAGTCCCAGCGGAG ACCAATCTTCACGTGCGGAGGAAACGTCACTGGGGACTCTGGAGTGATTGGGAGCCAGGGGTACCCAGGAGTTTACCCCCCTAACACCAAGTGTGTGTGGAGAATCACA GTCCCTGAGGGCAAGGTGGTGGTCCTGTCCTTCCGCTTCATCGACCTGGAGAGTGACAACCTGTGCCGCTACGACTACGTGGATGTTTACAGCGGGCATCCCAGCGGCCAGAGGCTCGGCCGCTTCTGTGGGACCTTCAAGCCAGGCGCCCTGGTCTCGGCGGGCAACAAGATGCTCCTGCAGATGGTGTCTGATGCCAACACGGCCGGCAGCGGCTTCCTGGCTGTTTTCTCTGCCGCACATCCGCATGAGAGAG GGGAACAGTACTGTGGAGGCAGACTGGATAAACCTTCTGGGTCTTTCAAAACGCCCAACTGGCCTGAGAAGGACTACCCAGCGGGAGTCACCTGCTCCTGGCACTTAGTGGCACCAAAGAACCAG ATTATCGAAGTCAAGTTTGAGAAGTTTGATGTGGAAAGAGACAACTACTGCCGCTACGACCACGTCTCCATTTTCAACGGGGCAGAAATCAACGACGCCAAGAGGATCGGCAAATACTGTGGAGACAGCCCCCCGGC ccCGGTGTTCTCCGAGGGGAACCAGCTCCTGATCCAGTTCCTGTCGGATCTCAGTCTAACCGCAGACGGCTTCATCGGACACTACAAGTTCAGACCAAAGAAGTTCTCCACCACCATGGCaccagccaccaccaccacgcaGCCCGCCACCACCAGGCCCATAC CCCTGAAGTACTCCGTCGCCCTGTGCCAGCAGAAATGCAAGAGACGGGGAACACTTGAGACTAATTACTGCTCCAGCAATTTTG TAATAACCGGCACTGTTATTACGGCGGTGATGAGAGAAGGAAGCATGTACGCCACCGTCTCCATCATCAACGTGTACAAAGAAGGCAGCCTGGCCATCCAGCAGGCAGGAAAGACCATGAGCACCAAGATCATTATCCTGTGCAAGAAGTGCCCATTTGTCAGAAGAG GCTTGAACTACGTCTTCATGGGCCAGGTGGACGAGGACGGCCGCGGGAAGATCGCCCCGCAGCACTTCGTCATGGCGTTCAAGACGAAGAACCAGAAGGTGCTCAACGTTCTGAAGAACAAGCACTGCTGA
- the chst2b gene encoding carbohydrate sulfotransferase 2: MRGKQYHQPLKLTAPWEKDAGFGRKLKTYRNHTKIIAQPGIVMKVLRRKRIVLFMAYILLLVLTMLNLANYKWTKEPQQCNHQMRSTTYQSRSDIRFLYRPSLAKKRQLIYVLTTWRSGSSFFGELFNQNPDVFFLYEPMWHIWQKLYPGDAVSLQGAARDMLSSLYRCDLSVFQLYNSPGGKNFTSLGLFGATLNKVVCSYPLCSAYRKDVVGMVDDKLCKKCPPQSLRLLEDECLKYNTIVIKGVRILDVNVLAPLMEDPSLDLKVIHLVRDPRAVANSRIKSRHGLIRENLQVVRSRDPKLRRIPFVDPGHKANKKDGSDYHSIGAMEVICDRTSRTLRTALHPPPWLKGKYMAVRYEDLVENPVKTLRNIYRFANLTSNHEIESFALNMTSGSSSSSKPFIVSSRNATQAASAWRTVLSIQQIKQVEDYCHHSMSVLGYERVRTAGEAKDMSRPLLTHSKL, translated from the coding sequence ATGAGAGGCAAACAGTACCACCAGCCACTGAAGTTGACAGCACCTTGGGAGAAGGATGCTGGCTTTGGGAGGAAGCTCAAAACCTACAGGAATCATACCAAGATCATAGCCCAGCCCGGGATCGTGATGAAAGTCCTCCGCAGGAAGAGGATCGTGTTGTTCATGGCCTACATCCTACTGCTCGTGCTCACCATGCTGAACCTGGCTAATTACAAATGGACTAAGGAGCCACAGCAGTGTAATCACCAGATGAGGAGCACCACTTACCAGAGCAGATCGGACATTCGCTTCCTCTACAGGCCCTCGCTGGCCAAGAAGAGGCAGCTCATCTACGTCCTGACCACCTGGAGGTCGGGCTCCTCGTTTTTCGGGGAGCTCTTCAACCAGAACCCTGACGTGTTCTTCCTGTACGAGCCCATGTGGCACATCTGGCAGAAGCTGTACCCGGGCGACGCTGTGTCTTTACAAGGGGCCGCCCGGGACATGCTCAGCTCCCTGTACCGCTGCGACCTCTCTGTTTTCCAACTTTACAACAGCCCCGGGGGCAAGAATTTCACCTCCCTGGGACTGTTCGGGGCCACCCTCAATAAAGTAGTGTGTTCCTACCCCCTGTGCTCGGCCTACAGGAAGGACGTGGTGGGGATGGTGGATGACAAGTTGTGTAAAAAGTGCCCCCCTCAAAGCCTTAGACTGTTGGAGGACGAGTGCCTGAAGTATAACACTATAGTCATTAAAGGGGTACGCATTTTGGATGTTAACGTGTTGGCCCCCCTCATGGAGGACCCATCCTTGGATTTGAAGGTAATACACCTGGTGAGAGACCCGCGGGCCGTGGCCAACTCCAGGATCAAATCCAGACACGGCCTGATAAGGGAGAACTTGCAGGTGGTCCGCAGCAGGGATCCCAAACTCCGCCGGATACCTTTCGTGGACCCGGGCCACAAAGCCAACAAGAAGGACGGCTCGGACTACCACTCCATCGGGGCCATGGAGGTGATCTGCGACCGCACCTCCAGGACTTTGAGGACTGCCTTACACCCGCCCCCCTGGCTGAAGGGGAAGTACATGGCCGTGCGCTACGAGGACCTGGTGGAGAACCCGGTCAAGACCTTGCGGAACATCTACCGCTTCGCCAACCTGACCAGCAACCACGAGATCGAGTCGTTCGCGCTGAACATGACCAgcggctccagctcctcctccaagCCGTTCATCGTCTCGTCCAGGAACGCCACGCAGGCCGCCAGTGCGTGGAGAACAGTGCTCAGCATTCAACAGATCAAACAAGTTGAGGACTACTGTCACCACTCGATGTCCGTTCTCGGGTATGAACGAGTCCGAACGGCCGGGGAGGCTAAGGACATGAGCAGACCACTACTGACACACTCCAAACTGTGA